The Euphorbia lathyris chromosome 8, ddEupLath1.1, whole genome shotgun sequence genome has a window encoding:
- the LOC136202876 gene encoding uncharacterized protein: MEKNKYPHVDDYSDPVWPVTKAITTQLSSKSAKEDFSFQFPLDSEDFIDDDGYDSSEEHCGAIQSTRPPEVNVKNVIGGIVAILTGRNKTTSISTNRQLPSSNVSFLGSEKNGDTYLHSSVYIPSAPPLLESSGTNHSLYRQVLEADPPEWLPDSSTTGCMQCTAPFTAITRGRHHCRFCGGIFCRACTKGRCLMPVKFRERNPQRVCDACYDRLDPIQGVLIHSISNATQVAKHDVMDWTSARGWLNLPVGISMEQEIYKASNTLRSYCQVARLNPERSIPLAVLNGAKGLAILTVAKAGILVAYKLGTGLVIARRSDGSWSAPSAICSVGLGWGAQIGGELMDFIIVLHDMKAVKTFCSRMHFSLGAGCSAAAGPVGRVLEADLRAGDRGSGMCYTYSCSKGAFIGVSLEGNVVATRMDTNLNFYGDPYLTTNDILLGTVERPKAAQPLYASLQELYSSLRC, from the exons ATGGAGAAAAATAAGTACCCTCATGTTGATGACTATAGTGATCCTGTATGGCCTGTCACAAAAGCTATAACAACACAGTTAAGCTCAAAATCTGCCAAAGAAGATTTTTCCTTCCAGTTTCCACTTGATTCCGAAGATTTCATTGATGATGATGGATACGATTCAAGTGAGGAACATTGTGGTGCCATTCAAAGTACCAGACCTCCAGAGGTCAATGTGAAAAACGTTATAGGTGGGATAGTTGCAATTTTGACTGGGCGAAATAAGACCACAAGCATTTCAACGAATCGACAACTTCCTAGTTCAAATGTTTCCTTTCTTGGGTCTGAAAAGAATGGTGATACGTATTTACATTCCTCTGTATACATACCAAGTGCTCCTCCACTTCTGGAATCAAGTGGGACTAATCATAGTTTATACAGACAAGTATTGGAAGCTGACCCCCCTGAGTGGCTTCCAGATAGCTCAACTACAGGTTGCATGCAATGCACTGCTCCATTCACAGCAATAACCCGTGGGAGGCATCACTGTCGATTTTGTGGTGGCATATTTTGCAGAGCATGCACTAAGGGTCGGTGCTTGATGCCAGTTAAATTCAGGGAAAGGAATCCACAAAGAGTTTGTGATGCCTGCTATGATAGGCTTGACCCTATACAAGGAGTTCTCATTCATTCTATCAGCAACGCTACACAAGTAGCAAAACATGATGTAATGGATTGGACATCAGCAAGAGGATGGTTGAATCTACCTGTTGGTATATCAATGGAACAGGAGATATATAAAGCATCCAATACATTGAGAAGCTACTGTCAG GTTGCCAGATTGAATCCTGAGAGGTCCATACCTCTAGCTGTTCTAAATGGAGCCAAAGGCTTGGCAATATTAACTGTTGCTAAAGCTGGCATATTAGTTGCTTACAAACTCGGAACTGGTTTAGTCATTGCTCGTAGGTCAGATGGATCATGGTCTGCTCCATCTGCCATATGCTCAGTTGGTTTAGGATGGGGTGCACAG ATTGGGGGTGAGCTGATGGACTTTATCATTGTCCTCCATGACATGAAAGCTGTAAAGACATTTTGTAGCCGCATGCATTTCTCTCTTGGTGCTGGTTGTAGTGCTGCAGCAGGTCCTGTTGGGAGAGTACTAGAAGCAGATCTTCGGGCTGGAGATAGAGGTTCTGGCATGTGCTACACTTACAGTTGTAGTAAAG GGGCATTTATTGGAGTATCACTAGAAGGGAATGTTGTGGCAACAAGAATGGATACGAATCTGAATTTCTATGGTGATCCTTATCTCACTACAAATGACATTCTGCTCGGTACAGTCGAGAGGCCAAAAGCAGCCCAACCTTTGTATGCTTCACTTCAAGAACTCTACTCTAGTCTCAGGTGTTAG